From Zingiber officinale cultivar Zhangliang chromosome 5B, Zo_v1.1, whole genome shotgun sequence, the proteins below share one genomic window:
- the LOC121984327 gene encoding tRNA-specific adenosine deaminase TAD2-like isoform X2 — translation MELALEQARLALEKLEVPVGCVVVKDGEVISSGSNHTSATRNATRHAEMEAIDTLLEEWQKIGFNQLEVADRLSECDLYVTCEPCIMCATALSILGIRKVFYGCANDKFGGCGSILSLHEIAKKLPRGALPGKGFECKGGVMADEAVALFRCFYEQGNPNAPKPHRPVRICQSTG, via the exons ATGGAGCTTGCCCTTGAGCAG GCTAGGCTTGCACTGGAAAAGCTAGAAGTTCCAGTTGG GTGTGTTGTAGTGAAGGATGGAGAAGTTATCTCTTCAGGTAGCAACCATACCTCCGCAACAAGGAAT GCTACTAGACATGCAGAAATGGAAGCTATCGATACTTTGCTTGAAGAGTGGCAAAAGATTGGTTTTAATCAATTGGAAGTTGCAGATAGATTGTCGGAATGCGATCTTTATGTTACCTGTGAACCATGCATCATGTGTGCAACAGCCTTGTCCATTCTTG GCATAAGGAAAGTATTTTATGGCTGTGCTAATGACAAGTTCGGAGGCTGTGGATctattttatcccttcatgagaTCGCTAAGAAATTGCCAAG AGGTGCTTTACCGGGCAAGGGCTTTGAATGTAAAGGAGGAGTTATGGCAGATGAGGCTGTTGCTCTTTTTAGATGTTTCTATGAACAAGGAAATCCAAATG CTCCAAAACCTCATCGACCAGTTCGCATCTGTCAATCCACTGGATAA
- the LOC121984327 gene encoding tRNA-specific adenosine deaminase TAD2-like isoform X1 translates to MAQETGHSLAELRFMELALEQARLALEKLEVPVGCVVVKDGEVISSGSNHTSATRNATRHAEMEAIDTLLEEWQKIGFNQLEVADRLSECDLYVTCEPCIMCATALSILGIRKVFYGCANDKFGGCGSILSLHEIAKKLPRGALPGKGFECKGGVMADEAVALFRCFYEQGNPNAPKPHRPVRICQSTG, encoded by the exons ATGGCACAGGAAACTGGACATTCCCTAGCTGAACTGAGATTTATGGAGCTTGCCCTTGAGCAG GCTAGGCTTGCACTGGAAAAGCTAGAAGTTCCAGTTGG GTGTGTTGTAGTGAAGGATGGAGAAGTTATCTCTTCAGGTAGCAACCATACCTCCGCAACAAGGAAT GCTACTAGACATGCAGAAATGGAAGCTATCGATACTTTGCTTGAAGAGTGGCAAAAGATTGGTTTTAATCAATTGGAAGTTGCAGATAGATTGTCGGAATGCGATCTTTATGTTACCTGTGAACCATGCATCATGTGTGCAACAGCCTTGTCCATTCTTG GCATAAGGAAAGTATTTTATGGCTGTGCTAATGACAAGTTCGGAGGCTGTGGATctattttatcccttcatgagaTCGCTAAGAAATTGCCAAG AGGTGCTTTACCGGGCAAGGGCTTTGAATGTAAAGGAGGAGTTATGGCAGATGAGGCTGTTGCTCTTTTTAGATGTTTCTATGAACAAGGAAATCCAAATG CTCCAAAACCTCATCGACCAGTTCGCATCTGTCAATCCACTGGATAA